In one window of Trachemys scripta elegans isolate TJP31775 chromosome 5, CAS_Tse_1.0, whole genome shotgun sequence DNA:
- the FASTKD5 gene encoding FAST kinase domain-containing protein 5, mitochondrial, producing the protein MATMITCRRFPGGVRSMVAFSTITKCGTMMRIPSRKQKEDESPEVSDTDAKAAASIGLLNLLEYRVLYNPSAYTRTKTASHQNAARNCEDSEGPLGNEFSSLSAKQFQNTYSVTCSQSRSSTKHTLLDLEFHKTLSTQASSVPPATLEPQEDKLLDADVKTHDSKEDPRMFQKHRPEYRSLSYDKSETLQVLPLEEGDLILHKVSVLQSSLIPGTIVEYICRLSCLPVEEHVMVISNIKFKMLCRYGVENIQLFNISELTDILKAFIRLGIQPTDSMLRVYETEICHRVWDMSLDQVLLVADLLRCLGCSVPHYLQISFSYINLHWQDLTLPQLVQLIYIIGEGRRVPQDLMQKLETLVLKYLNSFNLEEVGAISLGFFKSKSAFSEYVMRKIGDKVSGHLADMSSYAIVNVLKMFRYTRVIHLEFLKQLGKVVPPRIGTMGIQGVMHITLACSALHYLDEGIMNAAAFSVSSRVMYCRSKDVAKFLWSFGCLNYEPPNAERFYSSLREQMYRKLYEFDKFPEHFLTCLLALAFAGQFPDDLIDYALSAEFIQLTRENKFDLKKDLFTLDGSVEIECPDYKGNRLTPQFRQEVTEMLWNSVKKEICGKPEVTEALSVLEVMLGGPQYVKNHMILPHARSNDIEVHLGKDRKPLPFNLEAAAAAKGELQDIGVSLKYNLKNQLLKEKSSGKSLVGSKTQTETCSQKEAVDQKQAPPIRNHSPFSYGIPLTDTIFNALTKPKHSPENRLSQLRPQPRDVKLAIQVSNKNHYCYDSKHLLGMHSLKRRQLQKLGYVVVEVPFWEWVPLLRQTQVEKLNYLHHKVFNLVL; encoded by the coding sequence ATGGCTACAATGATAACATGCCGAAGATTTCCAGGAGGAGTTCGCAGCATGGTTGCATTTTCAACTATAACCAAGTGCGGGACCATGATGAGAATTCCTAGTAGAAAACAAAAGGAGGATGAGAGCCCTGAAGTGAGTGATACAGATGCTAAAGCTGCGGCTTCTATCGGATTGCTGAACCTTCTGGAGTACAGAGTACTTTATAATCCATCGGCCTACACAAGAACCAAAACCGCATCCCATCAGAATGCTGCTAGAAACTGTGAAGATAGTGAAGGGCCACTTGGAAATGAATTCTCCAGCCTCAGTGCTAAGCAGTTTCAGAATACGTACAGCGTCACCTGTTCTCAAAGCCGGTCAAGCACAAAACACACCTTGCTGGATCTGGAGTTCCATAAAACTCTTTCCACACAGGCCAGCTCAGTACCTCCAGCCACGCTGGAGCCCCAGGAAGACAAATTGCTAGATGCTGATGTGAAGACCCATGACTCTAAGGAAGACCCCAGAATGTTTCAGAAGCACAGACCCGAATACCGATCTCTAAGTTATGACAAGTCCGAGACCTTGCAGGTCCTTCCTCTAGAAGAAGGTGACTTGATATTACATAAAGTATCTGTACTTCAGAGTAGCCTGATCCCAGGAACCATTGTGGAATATATTTGCAGGCTGAGCTGTTTGCCAGTGGAGGAGCATGTGATGGTGATATCCAATATTAAGTTTAAGATGCTGTGTCGTTACGGAGTTGAAAACATCCAGCTGTTTAACATCTCAGAACTCACTGACATTTTAAAGGCCTTTATCCGTTTAGGCATTCAACCAACCGACTCCATGCTGAGAGTGTATGAGACTGAAATTTGCCATCGAGTCTGGGACATGAGCCTGGATCAGGTATTGCTGGTGGCTGACCTGTTGCGCTGCTTGGGATGCAGTGTGCCTCACTATTTACAGATCTCCTTCAGTTATATTAATTTGCACTGGCAAGACCTCACCTTGCCTCAGCTGGTTCAGTTGATTTATATCATAGGTGAAGGCCGGAGAGTGCCCCAAGATTTAATGCAGAAGTTGGAGACTTTAGTGTTGAAGTACTTGAATTCCTTCAACTTGGAGGAAGTGGGCGCCATTTCCTTGGGGTTCTTCAAGTCCAAGAGTGCCTTTTCTGAGTATGTCATGAGAAAAATTGGAGACAAGGTGTCAGGCCACTTGGCAGACATGAGCAGTTATGCTATAGTGAATGTACTTAAGATGTTCCGCTATACTCGTGTCATTCATTTAGAATTCTTGAAGCAACTTGGGAAAGTCGTTCCTCCTCGGATTGGTACTATGGGCATCCAGGGTGTCATGCACATAACTCTTGCCTGTTCAGCCTTGCATTACCTCGATGAAGGGATTATGAATGCAGCAGCCTTTTCGGTATCTTCCAGGGTGATGTATTGCCGTAGCAAAGATGTTGCTAAATTCTTGTGGTCATTCGGATGCCTGAATTATGAGCCGCCTAATGCAGAGAGATTTTACTCCAGCCTCAGAGAGCAGATGTACAGAAAGCTGTATGAATTTGATAAGTTCCCAGAACATTTCCTCACCTGTTTGTTGGCTCTGGCATTTGCTGGGCAATTCCCAGATGACCTGATAGATTACGCTCTGAGTGCTGAATTTATTCAGTTAACCAGGGAGAATAAATTTGATCTTAAAAAGGACCTGTTCACTCTTGATGGCAGTGTAGAGATCGAGTGTCCAGATTACAAAGGTAATCGCCTTACGCCACAGTTTCGGCAAGAGGTTACTGAGATGCTGTGGAATTCTGTGAAGAAGGAAATCTGCGGAAAGCCGGAAGTGACAGAAGCTCTCTCTGTACTTGAGGTAATGTTAGGTGGACCCCAGTATGTCAAAAACCACATGATTTTGCCTCACGCTAGATCAAATGATATAGAGGTCCACTTGGGCAAAGACCGAAAGCCGTTACCTTTTAACTTAGAAGCTGCCGCAGCAGCTAAAGGAGAACTGCAAGACATTGGAGTCAGTCTCAAATATAACTTAAAGAATCAGCTGCTGAAGGAGAAGTCCAGTGGCAAGTCACTTGTGGGCAGTAAAACTCAGACAGAGACTTGTAGCCAGAAGGAGGCAGTAGACCAGAAGCAGGCTCCACCCATTAGGAATCATTCTCCATTTTCATATGGGATTCCTCTGACTGACACCATTTTTAATGCCTTGACCAAACCAAAGCACTCTCCTGAAAATCGTCTCTCCCAGCTAAGGCCACAGCCCAGAGACGTGAAGCTAGCCATTCAGGTGTCAAACAAGAACCACTATTGTTATGATTCTAAACACTTGTTGGGAATGCACAGCTTGAAAAGGAGGCAGCTACAGAAACTGGGATATGTGGTAGTCGAGGTGCCCTTTTGGGAATGGGTTCCTTTGCTCAGACAGACCCAGGTAGAGAAACTGAACTACCTGCACCACAAAGTGTTCAACTTGGTTCTTTAA